From Anopheles coluzzii chromosome 3, AcolN3, whole genome shotgun sequence, the proteins below share one genomic window:
- the LOC120959113 gene encoding peritrophin-1-like codes for MKLLVVLLALGGIVRLHGFKICDRMAPGTIMGSPTNCSEFYMCRNGRPVLFACPENMYFDVDTSACGYEAFCADNDVDFEQDPYEPPVPEYRPIEANPSQLVPTQTSVCRGAAPGAVRTDTTGCSAFYQCTKAGPLRLECPAGTLFDSNRLVCDAADIVSCAYAPPKPSIGGGGNGSGNLLEILCFGKKNGYKFAHPTNCARYVVCNGRNKAQEFTCPTGTAYNKQRKICDFTHNVEC; via the exons ATGAAGCTACTGGTTGTGCTACTCGCCCTTGGGGGCATTGTGAGGCTGCATGGATTTAAG ATCTGTGACCGTATGGCACCCGGTACGATAATGGGAAGTCCAACGAACTGCAGCGAGTTCTACATGTGCCGCAATGGGCGGCCCGTCCTATTCGCCTGCCCGGAGAACATGTACTTCGATGTGGATACGTCCGCCTGTGGCTACGAAGCGTTCTGTGCCGACAACGATGTTGACTTCGAGCAGGATCCTTACGAACCGCCCGTACCAGAGTACAGACCGATCGAGGCGAACCCATCGCAGCTCGTCCCAACGCAAACCAGCGTGTGTCGCGGTGCTGCTCCCGGTGCCGTTCGCACCGATACGACCGGCTGCAGTGCATTCTACCAGTGTACGAAGGCTGGCCCGCTGCGACTCGAGTGTCCAGCCGGTACGCTGTTCGACAGCAATCGGTTGGTGTGTGATGCGGCCGATATCGTTTCCTGTGCCTACGCACCACCGAAACCTTCCATTGGCGGTGGTGGTAATGGCAGTGGCAACTTGCTCGAGATACTGTGCTTCGGCAAGAAGAATGGCTACAAGTTTGCGCACCCGACCAACTGTGCACGGTACGTCGTGTGCAATGGGCGTAACAAGGCGCAGGAGTTTACCTGCCCGACCGGAACGGCTTACAATAAGCAGCGCAAAATTTGTGACTTTACGCACAACGTAGAGTGCTAG